AAAAGAGAACTTTTGCAAATGGCGGAAAATGTGCAGATGGTTCCCGAAAATCCGCCCCAAAGCTTCTGGCAGGCGGTGCAGTCAATCTGGTTTGTTCATTTGATCACCCAGATTGAGAGTAACGGTCATTCGTTTTCATTAGGAAGGGTTGACCAGTACCTTTATCCTTATTGGAAAAAGGATTTCGAAGCGGGACGGATTACTGTTGAAGAAACCGTTGAAATCTTGCAGAATTTGTTTGTAAAAATGTTCACTATTAACAAAATCCGTCCCTGGTCGCATACCCAGTTTGGTATTGGGTACACCACCTACCAGAATGTTACCATTGGTGGACAAAATAGATATGGCCATGATGCAACGAATGAACTCAGCTATCTCATTCTCAAAGCAGTGGGAGGATTGCGATTAACAACTCCAAACCTTTCGGCTCGTTTCCATGTTCTTTCTCCACGTTTGTATTTGAAGGAATGTGCCAGAGTAATTCGGCTGGGATTTGGTATGCCGGCAATGAAAAACGACGAAATTATTATTCCTGCTCTTCTTGACAAAGGGGTAAGCATTGAGGACGCCCGCAATTATGCTATTGTGGGATGTGTGGAAGCAGCGGTTCCAGGAAAATGGGGCTATCGCAACACTGGCATGACATTTCTCAATGTATTAAAAATTCTGGAATTAACCCTTTACGGAGGCCGTTGCCCTCGGAGTAATGTATGTCTTTTGACTACCCGTTTGCCAGCCCAGTGTGCGAGTTTCGAAGCATTGTACGGGGAGTTCAGGAAACAGCTTAATTTCTATACCAGATGCCAGGTGCTTATGGATGTTACAGCCGATACTGCTCTTGAAGAACTCGTTCCCGATGCTTTCTGCTCGGCGCTTGTGGAAGACTGTCTTGATCGGGGAAGACATCTTAAGGAGGGTGGGGCAGTCTACGATGTGATTAGTGGTCTTTTTTCGGGGTTGGCTAATGTAACCAATAGTTTGGCGAACATTCGAGAGCTCATTTACCGACGAAAAGTCCTTCGGTGGGATGCGCTTCTTGAGGCGTTGCAAGAGAACTTTGCCAGTTATCAAGGACAGATGGTACAGAAACTCCTTCTGGAAGAAGTGCCTAAATACGGAAACGATGTTGAGGAAATCGATGAACTGGCCTGTCAAATTTTCAACGATTATCTGGAGGAAATCAAGAAATACCGAAATACCCGCTATGGTCGAGGCCCGGTTGGGGGTACCTACTGTGGTTCAACGTCGAATATTTCTGCTAATGTCCCTCTGGGAATGGCTGTCGGTGCTACACCTGATGGCCGGAAAGCCCATGAACCCATCGCTGAAGGAGTATCACCTTACTACAACACTGAAAAGGCTGGTCCAACGGCGGTGATGAAGTCAGTAGGTAAATTGCCTACGATCAAGACGATTGCGCAGCTTCTGAACCTCAAATTTACGCCATCAGTTCTCGCTACCGAAGAGGGTCTGAATAAACTCATACAGCTTATTACCGTTTTCTTTAGAGACCTCAAGGGCTGGCATATTCAGTTTAACGTAGTTGATGCCCAAACCCTGCGGGAAGCGCAAAAAAACCCCGAAAAATACCGTGACCTCATCGTGAGGGTAGCTGGATACAGTGCGCTCTTTGTGGCGCTGGATCCCCGGACCC
This sequence is a window from Atribacterota bacterium. Protein-coding genes within it:
- a CDS encoding glycyl radical protein gives rise to the protein MSVQLVEEPKLIELPFGMTERIRVMREELLRTVPQVCTERARIYTEIYRFFEGDPPILRRARALAETLKRMSITVYKDELIVGNQASKVRGAPIFPEYSWDWIEKEIDEFERRPGDVFEVSEEDRKILLEEVIPYWKGKTLYDRAMSIIPDFVNKAQEMGVISGRGNITSGDGHIIVHFEKVLQRGLRGVIEETKSRMDNLSESDPEYLKKQIFYQSVLITLEAAIHFAHRYAELLRLEAQVVTDGQRKRELLQMAENVQMVPENPPQSFWQAVQSIWFVHLITQIESNGHSFSLGRVDQYLYPYWKKDFEAGRITVEETVEILQNLFVKMFTINKIRPWSHTQFGIGYTTYQNVTIGGQNRYGHDATNELSYLILKAVGGLRLTTPNLSARFHVLSPRLYLKECARVIRLGFGMPAMKNDEIIIPALLDKGVSIEDARNYAIVGCVEAAVPGKWGYRNTGMTFLNVLKILELTLYGGRCPRSNVCLLTTRLPAQCASFEALYGEFRKQLNFYTRCQVLMDVTADTALEELVPDAFCSALVEDCLDRGRHLKEGGAVYDVISGLFSGLANVTNSLANIRELIYRRKVLRWDALLEALQENFASYQGQMVQKLLLEEVPKYGNDVEEIDELACQIFNDYLEEIKKYRNTRYGRGPVGGTYCGSTSNISANVPLGMAVGATPDGRKAHEPIAEGVSPYYNTEKAGPTAVMKSVGKLPTIKTIAQLLNLKFTPSVLATEEGLNKLIQLITVFFRDLKGWHIQFNVVDAQTLREAQKNPEKYRDLIVRVAGYSALFVALDPRTQEDIIRRTEHAL